The Pseudomonas sp. LFM046 region CGTGCGCGTCCTCCACCGGTCAGGCGGTCTGAAATATCTTGTTACAGCCGCTAGGGTTTAGAAGGAGACCCTCAAGAAGATGTGGAGGCCTGTCATGGTGCTGAAGAAATGCGTGCTGGCGGTGGCGATCTGCTCAGTCCTGGGCATGGCCCTCACCGTCGCGCCGGGCGACCTTTCCAGCTCATCGACTGCTTACGCCAAGGAAGGGGGCAGCGGTGGCGGAGGAGGAGGCGGCGGTAGCGGTGGCGGTGGAAGCGGTGGAGGAGGTGGTGGCAGCGGCGGTGGCGGCCACGGTGGTGATGGTGGTGGTCACGACGGCGGCCATGGCGGTGGCCACAGCGGCGAGGGCGGTCATGAGAGTGGTCATGACGGCCAGGGCGCAGACGATGGAGCGGACCATGACATCGGCGAACCCCACGGTGTAGGACACGGTGCGGACGATGGAGCGGATCACGACGTGGGTGAGGATCATGGTGTGGGGCAGGGCGCGGATGACGGGCCCGACCATGATGTCGGTGACGACAACGGCACCATGTAACCCGGAATCCCAATGAAAAAAGCCCCGCATCGCGGGGCTTTTCGTTGGGAGGCACTCAGGCCAGGTGTTGCGTATCGAGCTCGATGGCGGCGTCCAGGGTTTCCAGCAGGGCCTTGCGCACCTTGAGCTTGGTATTGCGGTGGGCCGTCATGTTGATCTTCTTCAACTGCAGGGCAGCCGCACGCGCGGTTTCCTGCAACTGCTCGACGGGGACGACTTTGTCGAGGAAGCCGGCATCCAGCGCGCCTTGCGGATCGAACATCTCTCCATTGATCACTGAGCGGTGGAAGGCGGACTTGCGCAGGCGATCTCGAGCCAGCTCGATGCCGACATGGTGCATGGTCATGCCGATCTGCACTTCGTTAAGGCCGATGTTGAAGGGGCCCTCGACGCCGATGCGGTAGTCCGCCGACAGCAGAATGAACGCGCCCTTGGCCACGGCATGGCCCGGGCAGGCGACGATGACGGGGTAGGGGTGGGCCAGCATGCGGCGGGCCAGGGTGGAGCCGGCGGCGACCAGGGCGACCGCGTTCTGCGGGCCGGAGGTCATCACCTTGAGGTCGTAACCACCGGAGAGGATGCCCGGCTGGCCGGTGATGATCACGACGGCGCGATCCTGTTCAGCGCGATCCAGCGCGGCATTGAAGGCGGCGATCACATCCGGGGAGATGGCGTTCACCTTACCGTTGCTGAGGGTCAGGGTGGCGATGCCGTCTTCGAGTTGGTAAGAGATCAGCTCACTCATGGCGGGTTCCTTGTTAAGAAGTGGACCGACGTTACTCAGCGCTACCGTGGAGGTAAAGGACTGAGACTGACTGGTGAGTCAGCCTCCAGCGGGGTCGCAATCCCCATCAGAAACCCCGCGCAAACGCCCATTCACCCACTTGACAGACAAAGTGGAACAGGGCAGGTGCAAAGAATTTTCATAAACGCATGAAATTTATGAAAAAAGTGTTTGCATTCCAGAAAGCACTCCACTAAATTAGCGCACCTCGACGGGGCCAACGCCTCGAAGAGATTCCGGTGAGGTGTCCGAGCGGTTGAAGGAGCACGCCTGGAAAGTGTGTATACGGGAAACCGTATCGAGGGTTCGAATCCCTCCCTCACCGCCACTTTCCGATTCAAGCAAACCCCTGATATTCCTAGCGAAGTCAGGGGTTTTTGCTTTCTGGAGTTCGGGGTTTAGGGCAAATTTAGGGCAAAAACAGCGCTTTCCATGCCGCTAGGCGCCGCTCTGATCCGTCCGAAAGCCCATCATCTGCGAAACCATCCCCGCCATGCTGCGGGTGTCCGAAGGAATCCACCGGCCATAGTGCTTCTTCACCATGGTGGTGTCGGTGTGCCCGAGCTGGCGCGCCACCCATTCGACCGGCACGTAGCTCGATAGCGCCTGGCTGGCGAAGGTGTGGCGGCATTGGTTCGGGCCGCGGTGGCGGACCCCAGCCCGTTTCAGATGACCAGTGAACCAGCGGCCGACGCTGGAAGCGTGCCAGGGCTCGCCACTCACCCCATTGCGGAACACGAACTTCACGTTCTCCCGCTTCTTGGTCACGTTGTCGCGCTGCACGACCTCCACCGTGAAGTAGTCGACGTCGACTCTGACCCGCAGCAGGATCTCCTTGCGACGTACCCCATCCGACAGCGCACGCCATCACGCTCTTCGCCCG contains the following coding sequences:
- a CDS encoding crotonase/enoyl-CoA hydratase family protein, giving the protein MSELISYQLEDGIATLTLSNGKVNAISPDVIAAFNAALDRAEQDRAVVIITGQPGILSGGYDLKVMTSGPQNAVALVAAGSTLARRMLAHPYPVIVACPGHAVAKGAFILLSADYRIGVEGPFNIGLNEVQIGMTMHHVGIELARDRLRKSAFHRSVINGEMFDPQGALDAGFLDKVVPVEQLQETARAAALQLKKINMTAHRNTKLKVRKALLETLDAAIELDTQHLA